Proteins co-encoded in one Phycisphaerae bacterium genomic window:
- a CDS encoding PEP-CTERM sorting domain-containing protein: MSKLTKYVLCVCLGLVLCGTAQANLLTNGGFEDGDCAWLGDSPSIPGWTYWGTDGWHMNDAGYVMDSKGMLVWWDSVGMYQDVFGVVVGQEYEFSVSAITKAADKLRGWDLMVKAEWTAENWATIGSSEIGRFIGAKSESNPGDGTDTWKLISGTAVAPEGAAHGKIYFQLTHDGVGADWGYTGGSVCFDNASVVLVPEPATMALLGLGGLFFIRRRK, translated from the coding sequence ATGTCGAAGTTAACTAAGTATGTTTTATGTGTATGTCTGGGCCTTGTTCTGTGTGGAACTGCTCAGGCGAATCTGCTGACCAACGGCGGCTTTGAAGATGGTGACTGTGCCTGGCTTGGCGACAGCCCGTCTATTCCCGGCTGGACTTACTGGGGAACCGATGGCTGGCATATGAATGATGCAGGTTATGTAATGGACAGTAAGGGTATGCTTGTTTGGTGGGATTCTGTTGGTATGTATCAGGATGTTTTTGGTGTAGTAGTGGGACAGGAATATGAATTCAGTGTTTCCGCAATTACCAAAGCTGCTGACAAACTCAGAGGTTGGGATTTGATGGTCAAAGCTGAGTGGACAGCCGAGAATTGGGCAACGATTGGCTCCTCTGAAATCGGCCGGTTCATAGGCGCAAAAAGTGAATCAAACCCCGGAGACGGTACTGATACATGGAAACTTATCTCCGGTACGGCGGTTGCACCTGAAGGCGCAGCGCATGGGAAAATATATTTCCAGCTCACTCATGATGGAGTTGGAGCAGACTGGGGATATACCGGCGGTTCAGTTTGTTTCGATAATGCTTCTGTAGTTCTCGTTCCTGAGCCGGCTACAATGGCCTTGCTGGGACTTGGCGGTTTGTTCTTCATCAGGCGAAGAAAATAA
- a CDS encoding type II secretion system protein, which yields MKNKKGFTLVELLVVISIIALLLAVLIPTLRKAKEQANCIVCKSNLRNYGLAGAMYLQANNNAFPHPIICIDGRATFTTAYLSQHPKECRWHDSGVEPQGPFWPYLLAKGVHICPTFSTITRSKRSLHEDYLTSIGADVALCRTLPIRPRLSYSMNGFLSAGDEVENLVAQNGKLQMPKLTDVKHPYATLFMTEENIWTITRTRDGIQVSEHAWNDMYFGTAMYGTRSDSIATFHKASDSKLNKGVSNILFVDGHVDERKAYDNVDLKNRSSSKSYYLATGQQK from the coding sequence ATGAAAAATAAAAAGGGATTTACATTAGTTGAACTGCTGGTGGTTATTTCCATCATCGCCTTGCTGCTTGCGGTTTTAATACCCACATTGCGAAAAGCGAAGGAACAGGCTAATTGCATCGTATGTAAAAGCAATTTACGGAATTACGGTCTGGCTGGCGCTATGTACCTCCAGGCAAACAACAATGCGTTTCCTCATCCTATTATTTGTATCGACGGTAGAGCAACTTTTACGACTGCATATCTATCGCAGCATCCCAAAGAATGTCGCTGGCATGATTCCGGTGTTGAACCGCAGGGACCTTTCTGGCCTTACTTGTTAGCCAAGGGTGTGCATATCTGTCCAACTTTTTCGACAATAACGAGAAGCAAAAGAAGTCTTCATGAAGATTATTTAACCAGTATAGGAGCTGATGTAGCTCTTTGCAGAACTCTTCCTATTAGACCGCGGCTTTCTTATAGTATGAACGGATTTCTTAGCGCAGGAGACGAAGTAGAAAATTTGGTGGCCCAAAATGGTAAATTGCAGATGCCTAAGCTAACAGATGTGAAACATCCTTATGCGACACTTTTTATGACCGAAGAGAATATATGGACTATAACCAGGACCAGGGATGGAATCCAGGTGAGCGAACACGCATGGAATGATATGTATTTTGGAACAGCTATGTATGGCACCAGGTCTGATAGTATTGCTACTTTTCACAAAGCATCCGATTCAAAGTTGAACAAAGGTGTCAGTAATATACTTTTCGTTGATGGTCATGTGGACGAGCGGAAAGCTTATGATAATGTTGACCTTAAAAACCGCTCATCAAGCAAAAGTTATTATTTAGCAACAGGACAGCAAAAATGA
- a CDS encoding glucoamylase family protein — translation MKKYLFAVVMLTAVAMVSASEVAIVSYEPSETNLIVSSPDIQTIEKVLGGVESVPFATDGQYVLKLQWTGQSDYKVEISQYGLDYDLAGFNKVLVDVFIPDGAALFQSGGIIGIWSNNWLPGNWAGGNIVPTENNKWFTIEMNVSSFNPGLLNYISALVFENYGGSSGTIYVDNIRLVNNIPQVSAVGHDSRIDLCWNPIAGAQSYNIYRSNSATGPFAKMNASVYDLSAYSDFIGTNGQTKYYYVTSIVDSQESSGSEVVTAATFAMTDEQLLNSVEQATFRYFWDFAHPVGGLTRDYYNPGDVTNTCAIGGTGMGLMAICVGAEREFVGREDAAKRILKILTFLQDKAVRFHGAWSHFADGTTGQALPVINQYDDGADLVETSYVAQGLLTVRQYFDSNDPVETAIRSKATTLWEEIDWYWFLRRSESGYENNESLFWHWSSNYGWIMNMPIYGYNECMITYLLAIASPTHPIPASCYYNGWAGGWYRNGNTYYGIKQWAGGFDSPMFFVHYTHLGFDPRNKYDNFCNYFDNSRSISLIDRAYCSDNPKGFADYNEMVWGLTASWNPWGYGAHAPGAADNGTISPTAALSSTPYTPAESIATMKYFYHNYGSKVWNAFGFVDAFNPTENWYPRGYISIDQGPIIVMIENYRTGLCWNLFMSNAEIPQMLENIGWATRADNGLNYEYYQGTWDFLPDFDSLTPIAKGRADNFDIGLRQQDDNFAFRFTGFIEVPANGGYTFYTSSDDGSKLYIDENLVVSNDGLHGMQEQSGYIYLLAGKHSITVTCFEKDGSEELSVSYEGPDISKKRVPVNVLFRCNLAGDFNQDCRIDMYDLKMLTANWLNNYSFVDFSKMAENWMQ, via the coding sequence ATGAAAAAATATCTGTTTGCTGTGGTTATGTTAACGGCTGTCGCGATGGTATCGGCCTCTGAGGTTGCCATTGTCAGTTATGAACCGTCAGAAACAAACCTTATTGTTTCATCGCCGGACATCCAGACCATAGAAAAAGTTCTCGGCGGAGTCGAAAGTGTACCATTTGCCACGGACGGACAATATGTGCTCAAACTTCAATGGACAGGACAAAGCGATTATAAAGTAGAAATATCCCAATACGGCCTGGACTATGATTTGGCAGGTTTTAACAAAGTTCTTGTCGACGTGTTTATACCTGACGGAGCGGCTTTATTTCAGTCAGGCGGCATTATAGGAATCTGGAGCAATAACTGGCTGCCCGGCAACTGGGCCGGCGGCAATATCGTTCCGACTGAAAATAACAAGTGGTTTACTATTGAAATGAATGTAAGCTCATTTAATCCCGGATTATTAAATTATATATCTGCTCTTGTTTTTGAAAATTACGGCGGCAGCAGCGGCACAATATACGTTGACAACATAAGGCTTGTTAATAATATTCCGCAGGTTTCCGCCGTCGGCCATGACAGCAGGATAGATTTATGCTGGAATCCTATTGCAGGAGCACAGAGTTACAATATATATCGCAGTAATTCTGCAACCGGTCCTTTCGCAAAGATGAACGCTTCTGTTTATGACTTAAGTGCCTATAGCGATTTTATCGGGACAAATGGTCAAACGAAATATTATTATGTAACTTCGATTGTCGATAGTCAGGAATCTTCCGGCTCTGAAGTTGTTACTGCTGCGACTTTCGCTATGACGGACGAGCAGCTTTTGAATTCTGTAGAGCAGGCGACATTCAGATATTTCTGGGATTTTGCACATCCGGTTGGCGGATTGACAAGAGATTACTATAATCCCGGCGATGTTACCAATACCTGCGCCATCGGTGGTACCGGTATGGGTTTAATGGCGATTTGTGTCGGCGCCGAACGCGAATTTGTCGGCAGAGAAGACGCCGCAAAACGAATTTTGAAAATCCTGACTTTCCTTCAGGATAAAGCTGTTCGTTTCCATGGGGCGTGGTCGCATTTTGCCGACGGCACTACCGGCCAGGCTCTTCCGGTCATTAATCAATATGATGACGGAGCAGACCTTGTTGAAACTTCTTATGTGGCACAGGGACTTCTCACAGTTCGGCAGTATTTTGATTCTAACGACCCTGTAGAGACGGCGATTCGCAGTAAGGCCACGACTTTATGGGAAGAAATTGATTGGTATTGGTTCCTTCGCCGTTCAGAATCCGGATACGAAAATAACGAATCGCTTTTCTGGCACTGGTCGTCCAATTACGGCTGGATTATGAATATGCCTATTTACGGCTATAATGAATGTATGATTACATATCTGTTGGCTATTGCTTCGCCGACTCATCCGATACCGGCGTCCTGTTATTACAACGGCTGGGCAGGCGGATGGTACAGAAACGGCAATACTTATTACGGCATTAAACAATGGGCAGGCGGATTTGATTCGCCGATGTTCTTCGTTCATTATACTCATCTCGGATTTGACCCTCGCAATAAGTATGACAACTTCTGCAATTACTTCGATAACAGCAGAAGCATCTCTCTTATCGACCGTGCATATTGCAGCGACAATCCTAAAGGTTTTGCTGACTACAATGAAATGGTCTGGGGTCTGACGGCAAGCTGGAATCCGTGGGGTTATGGAGCTCACGCGCCCGGTGCCGCTGACAACGGCACTATTTCTCCGACTGCCGCTTTGAGTTCGACGCCTTACACGCCTGCCGAATCAATCGCAACTATGAAATATTTCTATCATAATTATGGAAGCAAAGTGTGGAATGCCTTTGGTTTTGTTGACGCCTTTAATCCGACGGAGAACTGGTATCCCCGCGGCTATATCTCAATCGACCAGGGACCGATTATAGTTATGATTGAAAATTACCGCACAGGTCTCTGCTGGAATTTATTTATGTCGAATGCAGAAATTCCTCAAATGCTCGAAAATATCGGCTGGGCGACAAGAGCGGATAACGGCCTGAATTACGAATACTACCAGGGCACATGGGATTTTCTGCCCGATTTCGATTCGCTGACTCCGATAGCTAAAGGCAGGGCTGATAACTTTGATATCGGGCTGCGTCAACAGGACGATAATTTCGCGTTTCGTTTCACAGGTTTCATAGAAGTGCCGGCCAATGGCGGCTATACTTTTTATACAAGTTCAGATGACGGCAGCAAATTATATATAGACGAAAATCTTGTTGTTAGTAATGACGGCCTGCACGGGATGCAGGAACAAAGCGGCTATATTTATCTTTTGGCCGGTAAACATTCTATTACGGTTACCTGTTTTGAGAAAGACGGCTCAGAAGAATTGTCGGTAAGTTATGAAGGGCCGGACATATCCAAAAAGCGGGTTCCTGTAAATGTATTGTTCAGGTGCAATTTAGCCGGCGATTTTAATCAGGACTGCCGCATCGATATGTATGATTTAAAGATGTTGACTGCGAATTGGCTTAATAATTATAGTTTTGTTGATTTTTCAAAAATGGCAGAAAATTGGATGCAATAA
- a CDS encoding DNA-binding transcriptional regulator has protein sequence MSNLPKIILAIESYRAYDRELLKGISQYAKQNGPWLLFHETDDVFKSLSDIEKIKPDGIVVRISKNGRVLEKIPDFLPCIVLGSGSVCDGRINVIGNFEKMGQMAAEYLLSLGFKDFGFCGTNHAVWSCERAESFTMAIQDAGFNVNYYSCPDKSKTDFARELTTMAQWIESLPKPIGIMASNDDRGFAVLEACKALGVDVPGQVAVLGVDNDIANCELAMPPLSSIALNTVKAGFEAARILDRMMRKGVCCGYEKVIVEPTHIVPRQSTNVLAVSDIIVAKALDFIRNNVKIQIQVNDVAESVSVSRRELERRFKKRLNSSIHQEIKLARVQLITKMLLETSDSISEIAAKLGFVDVNHIGRYFRDIEGISPVEYRKKNLCTV, from the coding sequence ATGAGCAATTTACCGAAAATAATTCTGGCAATTGAAAGCTATCGTGCTTACGACAGAGAACTTCTGAAAGGCATTTCCCAATATGCCAAGCAGAACGGCCCATGGCTGCTTTTCCATGAGACTGACGATGTCTTCAAGTCTTTGTCCGATATCGAAAAAATTAAGCCTGACGGCATAGTTGTGCGTATTTCAAAAAATGGAAGAGTTCTGGAGAAAATACCGGATTTTCTGCCGTGTATTGTTTTAGGTTCGGGCAGTGTTTGCGACGGTCGTATAAACGTTATAGGAAATTTCGAAAAAATGGGACAAATGGCGGCTGAGTATCTTCTCTCTTTAGGATTTAAGGATTTTGGGTTCTGCGGAACCAATCACGCTGTCTGGTCGTGTGAAAGAGCGGAAAGTTTTACTATGGCTATTCAGGATGCCGGTTTTAATGTCAATTATTACTCCTGCCCGGACAAATCAAAGACTGATTTTGCAAGAGAATTAACAACAATGGCACAGTGGATTGAATCGCTGCCGAAACCAATCGGAATAATGGCAAGTAACGACGACAGGGGATTTGCGGTTTTGGAAGCCTGCAAGGCTTTGGGAGTTGATGTTCCCGGTCAGGTTGCTGTGCTTGGTGTGGATAATGATATTGCAAACTGCGAGCTTGCGATGCCGCCGCTTTCGAGTATCGCTCTGAATACCGTTAAGGCGGGCTTCGAAGCTGCCAGAATTCTGGACCGGATGATGCGGAAAGGTGTATGTTGCGGATATGAAAAAGTAATAGTAGAGCCTACTCACATAGTGCCGCGTCAGTCGACAAACGTTCTCGCCGTGTCCGACATTATAGTGGCAAAGGCCCTCGATTTTATAAGGAACAACGTAAAAATACAGATTCAGGTAAACGATGTCGCTGAATCGGTTTCGGTCTCCAGAAGAGAGCTTGAAAGAAGATTTAAGAAACGTCTGAACAGTTCTATTCATCAGGAAATTAAATTGGCCAGGGTGCAGTTAATTACAAAAATGCTTCTGGAAACATCGGATAGTATTTCGGAAATTGCGGCAAAGCTGGGTTTTGTGGATGTAAATCATATCGGGCGGTATTTCAGGGATATTGAAGGTATCAGCCCGGTTGAGTACAGAAAGAAAAATTTGTGTACCGTTTAA
- a CDS encoding MFS transporter, whose product MTEKKHHITAEKDRIPVKQKVAYGLGAMSTNVAVNSFSNMTLLIYNSGLGVSPILLGVAQFVPRLWDAFTDPLIGNYSDNTRSRFGRRIPFIFVGAFALGLAFALLWMIPKGWNEYVTFGAILAVSLFFFTATTIYDVPRGALGFEMTDDYHERTRLFAYCSFLINVGALTTPWLYFFATRKMFKDEIEGMKYVGFIMGGLMLLGGIICALVCKERKGEQVKHQVRVNFWDGFAMTCKNRTFVWLLAIVLPVTIGFYFVNGFSQYIMLYYVYDGDKSTASILMGWVGTLWATLSLPGVFLMTYVATRLGKSKTVMIFLIVMAVGNSLKVVCYSKTHPWLILIPTASLSLGMLVLFSLVYSMLADICDEDELKTGKRREGSYQAVYGWWWKIGISAGLLVSGLLLRATGFNEKLAAQSDSTLFWLRVWEIGLPSVMCLFSVLLLIKYPLTEERAYEIKKLLEERKLAAAEVASVNAE is encoded by the coding sequence ATGACTGAAAAGAAACATCACATTACTGCTGAAAAAGACAGGATTCCTGTCAAGCAGAAAGTAGCTTACGGTCTTGGAGCGATGTCAACCAACGTAGCGGTAAATTCGTTCAGTAATATGACTCTGCTTATTTATAACTCCGGTCTCGGCGTCAGTCCAATTCTTCTGGGTGTTGCCCAATTTGTTCCCAGACTCTGGGATGCTTTTACCGATCCTCTGATAGGCAATTATTCGGATAATACACGTTCGAGATTTGGCAGAAGAATACCGTTTATATTTGTCGGAGCTTTTGCACTTGGTCTTGCTTTTGCGCTGTTATGGATGATACCCAAAGGCTGGAATGAGTATGTTACATTCGGCGCTATCCTGGCAGTGTCTTTATTTTTCTTCACCGCCACTACTATATATGATGTTCCGCGCGGTGCGTTAGGTTTTGAAATGACCGACGATTATCATGAGCGGACCCGGCTTTTTGCCTATTGCAGCTTTTTGATTAATGTCGGTGCCCTGACTACTCCATGGCTCTACTTTTTTGCGACAAGGAAAATGTTCAAAGATGAGATAGAAGGTATGAAGTATGTCGGTTTTATTATGGGAGGCCTGATGCTTTTAGGAGGCATTATCTGTGCGCTGGTTTGCAAGGAACGCAAGGGCGAGCAGGTTAAACATCAGGTCAGGGTAAATTTCTGGGATGGTTTTGCTATGACCTGTAAGAACCGAACGTTTGTCTGGCTGCTGGCGATAGTTCTGCCGGTAACAATAGGTTTTTATTTCGTCAACGGTTTCAGCCAATACATAATGCTGTATTATGTTTATGACGGCGACAAGTCCACCGCTTCGATTCTTATGGGATGGGTCGGAACATTATGGGCGACACTGTCTCTGCCAGGCGTTTTCCTGATGACTTATGTGGCGACACGGCTCGGCAAATCAAAAACTGTTATGATATTTCTTATAGTTATGGCTGTCGGAAATTCTCTCAAAGTCGTCTGTTACAGCAAAACACATCCATGGCTGATATTGATTCCTACGGCATCTTTGTCTTTGGGAATGCTCGTTCTGTTTTCGCTTGTATATTCTATGCTTGCCGATATTTGCGATGAAGACGAATTGAAAACGGGCAAACGCAGAGAAGGAAGCTACCAGGCTGTTTATGGATGGTGGTGGAAAATCGGAATATCTGCCGGCCTTCTTGTATCGGGTCTTCTTCTTAGGGCGACCGGCTTTAATGAAAAACTTGCGGCGCAGTCTGATTCCACGCTGTTTTGGCTCAGGGTATGGGAAATAGGTCTGCCATCGGTTATGTGTCTTTTCAGCGTCTTACTGCTGATTAAATATCCTCTTACTGAGGAACGGGCGTACGAAATTAAAAAATTGCTTGAAGAGCGAAAGCTCGCAGCGGCTGAAGTCGCCTCTGTGAATGCGGAGTAA
- a CDS encoding glucoamylase family protein → MNGRKNSIIFITMAALLPCGFCRGAFTADDERLLEEISRASFQFFWKEANPVSGLVRDRTGKNVCSVASLGFGLAALPIGVERGYVSYDEAKSRALNALRTLENSNAHYKGVFCHFIDLATGNTTKLGYEGVTSTIDTALMIAGTIVAGEYFGGEVKSSAERIFARVNWAAYVNPENGQVYMAYDMGEPGKFEKQTWDWYTDETLLISLLGQAAPNSEYRLSPETMTNWNRPVGTYKNGEPYIYSYPGTLFTYMFAHCFYDFKQTGKDSLGVDWFENTRRAVIANRDWCRDHSSEYAGYGENLWGITAGSGPKDTYVVLGHEPRGAKDNQGQYGTLHPYGAGMSVPFAAADAMNALREMRNLKVDGKAVWQSPEDGGYGFWDGFNIDKHWVSDNVIGIAQGPMLLLIENARSGLIWKLMMKNNNVRQGLARAGFKGDFKTGI, encoded by the coding sequence GTGAACGGTAGAAAAAATAGTATTATTTTTATTACTATGGCCGCTTTGCTGCCCTGCGGATTTTGCCGCGGCGCTTTTACGGCAGATGATGAACGTCTGCTTGAGGAAATCAGCCGAGCGTCTTTTCAGTTTTTCTGGAAAGAAGCTAATCCTGTTTCAGGTCTTGTGCGGGACAGGACAGGTAAAAATGTTTGCAGTGTTGCGTCTTTGGGCTTTGGACTGGCTGCGCTTCCAATAGGTGTCGAGCGGGGATATGTATCTTACGATGAGGCGAAGAGTCGTGCATTAAATGCTCTGCGTACCCTCGAAAATTCCAATGCTCATTACAAAGGAGTATTTTGTCATTTTATCGATTTGGCCACTGGAAATACGACTAAACTTGGCTATGAAGGTGTTACTTCCACGATAGATACCGCTTTAATGATTGCCGGTACGATTGTCGCGGGTGAATATTTCGGCGGCGAGGTTAAATCGTCGGCAGAACGAATTTTTGCCCGTGTGAACTGGGCTGCTTATGTTAATCCCGAAAATGGACAGGTGTATATGGCTTATGATATGGGCGAGCCGGGAAAATTCGAAAAACAAACCTGGGACTGGTACACGGACGAAACTCTTTTAATATCGCTGCTGGGTCAGGCCGCTCCAAATTCCGAATATCGATTATCTCCTGAGACCATGACCAACTGGAATCGTCCTGTTGGAACATATAAAAACGGTGAGCCATATATTTATTCGTATCCCGGAACGTTATTTACATATATGTTCGCGCATTGCTTTTATGATTTTAAACAAACAGGCAAAGATTCGCTTGGCGTTGACTGGTTCGAAAACACCCGCAGGGCAGTTATTGCCAACCGCGACTGGTGCCGCGACCATTCTTCTGAATATGCAGGTTACGGCGAAAATCTTTGGGGAATTACGGCAGGTTCCGGCCCCAAAGATACCTATGTTGTACTCGGACATGAACCCCGCGGTGCGAAAGATAATCAGGGTCAATATGGCACTTTGCATCCTTACGGTGCCGGAATGTCGGTGCCTTTCGCAGCCGCCGATGCAATGAATGCGTTACGAGAAATGCGTAATCTTAAAGTTGACGGCAAAGCTGTATGGCAATCTCCCGAAGACGGCGGCTATGGTTTTTGGGACGGTTTTAATATTGATAAGCATTGGGTTTCGGACAATGTGATAGGTATCGCACAGGGACCTATGCTTTTATTGATAGAAAATGCCCGAAGCGGGCTTATCTGGAAACTGATGATGAAAAACAACAATGTCCGGCAGGGTCTTGCCAGAGCCGGCTTCAAAGGTGATTTCAAAACAGGGATTTAG
- a CDS encoding LacI family DNA-binding transcriptional regulator, which translates to MVTETGSITIHNVARVAGVSISTVSRVVNGLGRVAPDTRRKVETAIRHLDFHPNSRAQALSRRRTDTIGLIVPDFEGQYFAMLMEGAHEEAQANGVHIMVLKAKGAESQIEAVSRLCSEGRTDGVILMLSELYDEVLEGVGNINGPLVILDKDVNLWRLDNILLDNHLGAFEVTRHFIDVHGITNVFFVGGSEHNVDTTARARGFTDALASIKVTADDKKFFGNNYSYDEGYRLTQEKIFPLIKPQERYGIVAGNDDIACGVIDALMDKGIKVPQQVGVAGFDDSDIAIHRRLKLTTMRIPTKEIGRVAVRMILNRISGQTTEPAKVVLKARLIVRDSCGCGRADS; encoded by the coding sequence ATGGTTACAGAAACAGGGAGCATAACGATTCATAATGTTGCCAGGGTTGCCGGCGTTTCCATTTCCACAGTTTCCCGTGTAGTAAATGGTTTGGGTCGAGTCGCTCCGGACACACGGCGTAAAGTCGAAACTGCCATTCGTCATTTGGATTTTCATCCCAACAGCAGGGCACAGGCATTGAGCAGAAGACGAACCGATACGATAGGTCTGATTGTTCCGGATTTTGAAGGCCAGTATTTTGCGATGTTAATGGAAGGTGCACATGAAGAGGCACAGGCCAATGGCGTCCATATAATGGTACTCAAAGCAAAAGGGGCGGAATCTCAAATAGAAGCTGTCAGCAGACTGTGTTCGGAAGGCCGAACTGACGGCGTAATACTTATGCTTTCGGAATTATACGATGAGGTGCTCGAAGGCGTTGGAAACATCAACGGGCCTTTGGTAATTCTGGACAAGGATGTGAATCTCTGGCGGCTCGATAATATACTTCTGGATAACCATCTTGGTGCTTTTGAGGTGACTCGGCACTTTATTGATGTACATGGAATCACAAATGTATTTTTTGTCGGCGGTTCAGAACACAATGTCGATACTACGGCACGAGCCCGCGGTTTTACCGATGCTCTTGCATCAATAAAGGTAACCGCTGATGACAAAAAGTTTTTCGGCAATAATTACAGCTATGACGAAGGTTATCGTCTTACGCAGGAAAAGATATTTCCCCTGATTAAACCCCAGGAACGTTACGGTATTGTTGCCGGTAATGACGATATCGCATGCGGCGTCATTGATGCCCTTATGGATAAAGGAATTAAGGTTCCCCAGCAGGTTGGAGTGGCCGGTTTTGACGATTCCGATATAGCAATACATCGCAGATTGAAACTAACCACAATGCGTATCCCGACAAAAGAAATCGGCCGTGTTGCGGTCAGAATGATTTTGAACCGTATATCCGGCCAGACTACAGAGCCGGCGAAAGTCGTTTTGAAAGCACGGCTTATAGTTCGTGATTCGTGCGGCTGCGGCAGAGCAGATAGCTGA